In Gossypium hirsutum isolate 1008001.06 chromosome D06, Gossypium_hirsutum_v2.1, whole genome shotgun sequence, one genomic interval encodes:
- the LOC107962368 gene encoding pentatricopeptide repeat-containing protein At1g74900, mitochondrial isoform X1 produces the protein MSTAATATTSALTNLILKSTNRQSLIKSLICPTIHWTPLLVNTILKHLWNHGPKALQFFDILLQNHPTYVHSASSFDHAIDVAARLRDYATVFTLLHRMRSLRLHPTPKTFAIIAERYVAAGKPDKALKIFLSMHQHGCFQDLRSFNTILDVLCKAKRVEKAWNFFKILRGRFQADVVSYNTIANGWCLIKRTNKALDTLKEMVEKGLSPNLTSYNIMLKGYFRAGQIEEGWKFFLEMKKRRCEIDVVTYTTVVHGLGVVGEVKRARKVFDEMVDKGVLPSVATYNALIQVLCKKDSVENAVSVFEEMLRKGYVPNSITFNVVIRGLCHKEQMEKAMEYMDMMRDNDCGPNVQTYNIVIRYFCDAGEIEKGLELLEKMSSENCLPNLDTYNILISSMFVRKKSDDMVVAGKLLIEMVDRGFMPRRLTFNRILDGLLLTGNQGFAKEILRLQTKCSRLPRQFKL, from the coding sequence ATGAGCACCGCCGCTACCGCCACCACCTCCGCACTCACCAACCTCATTTTGAAATCCACCAACAGACAGTCCCTAATCAAGTCTCTCATCTGCCCAACTATCCACTGGACTCCACTTTTAGTAAACACCATCCTTAAACATCTATGGAACCACGGCCCGAAAGCCCTCCAGTTCTTCGACATCCTCCTCCAAAACCACCCCACCTACGTCCACTCCGCTTCCTCCTTCGACCACGCCATCGACGTCGCCGCTCGTCTCCGCGACTACGCCACCGTCTTCACCCTCCTCCACCGTATGCGCTCTCTCCGCCTCCATCCCACTCCCAAAACTTTCGCCATCATCGCCGAAAGGTATGTCGCCGCTGGAAAACCCGATAAAGCACTTAAAATCTTCTTGTCAATGCATCAACATGGTTGTTTTCAGGATTTGCGTTCTTTTAATACAATTCTCGATGTTCTATGTAAAGCTAAACGTGTTGAGAAAGCATGGAACTTTTTTAAAATACTTAGAGGAAGGTTTCAAGCTGATGTTGTTAGTTATAATACAATTGCAAATGGTTGGTGTTTAATTAAGAGAACAAATAAGGCTCTTGATACTTTAAAAGAAATGGTGGAGAAGGGTCTGAGTCCAAATTTGACTAGTTATAACATAATGCTAAAAGGGTATTTTAGAGCTGGTCAAATCGAAGAGGGTTGGAAGTTTTTTCTTGAAATGAAGAAGAGAAGGTGTGAAATCGATGTTGTTACTTATACCACTGTAGTTCATGGTCTTGGTGTTGTCGGCGAGGTTAAAAGGGCTCGAAAAGTTTTCGATGAGATGGTTGATAAAGGCGTATTGCCCTCGGTTGCGACTTACAATGCTTTGATTCAAGTTTTGTGTAAGAAAGACAGTGTAGAGAATGCGGTTTCGGTTTTTGAGGAGATGTTGAGGAAGGGTTATGTGCCGAATTCGATTACTTTTAATGTGGTGATCAGGGGGTTGTGTCATAAAGAACAAATGGAAAAGGCTATGGAATATATGGATATGATGAGGGATAATGATTGTGGACCGAATGTGCAGACTTACAATATTGTGATTCGATATTTTTGTGATGCCGGTGAGATTGAAAAAGGTTTGGAGTTGCTTGAGAAGATGAGTAGTGAGAATTGCTTGCCAAATTTGGATACATACAATATTTTGATAAGTTCAATGTTTGTAAGGAAGAAATCTGATGATATGGTGGTGGCTGGGAAGCTGTTGATTGAGATGGTTGATAGAGGATTTATGCCTCGAAGATTAACTTTCAACCGGATTTTGGATGGACTTTTGTTGACAGGTAATCAAGGTTTTGCAAAGGAGATTTTGAGATTGCAGACCAAATGTAGCCGTCTTCCTCGACAGTTTAAATTGTGA
- the LOC107962368 gene encoding protein TRACHEARY ELEMENT DIFFERENTIATION-RELATED 7A isoform X2 — protein sequence MEPRPESPPVLRHPPPKPPHLRPLRFLLRPRHRRRRSSPRLRHRLHPPPPYALSPPPSHSQNFRHHRRKVAASSLVACSMVRSLKVNMTEKDYQRKKNQVLIKDSWFYPIIVPLSE from the exons ATGGAACCACGGCCCGAAAGCCCTCCAGTTCTTCGACATCCTCCTCCAAAACCACCCCACCTACGTCCACTCCGCTTCCTCCTTCGACCACGCCATCGACGTCGCCGCTCGTCTCCGCGACTACGCCACCGTCTTCACCCTCCTCCACCGTATGCGCTCTCTCCGCCTCCATCCCACTCCCAAAACTTTCGCCATCATCGCCGAAAG GTTGCTGCATCTTCTCTGGTTGCATGCAGCATGGTTAGAAGTTTGAAG GTTAACATGACTGAGAAAGATTACCAAAGAAAAAAGAACCAAGTTCTTATCAAAGATTCATG GTTTTATCCAATAATAGTGCCATTGTCCGAATAA
- the LOC107962368 gene encoding protein TRACHEARY ELEMENT DIFFERENTIATION-RELATED 7A isoform X3, whose product MEPRPESPPVLRHPPPKPPHLRPLRFLLRPRHRRRRSSPRLRHRLHPPPPYALSPPPSHSQNFRHHRRKVAASSLVACSMVRSLKVNMTEKDYQRKKNQVLIKDSWLTIGFY is encoded by the exons ATGGAACCACGGCCCGAAAGCCCTCCAGTTCTTCGACATCCTCCTCCAAAACCACCCCACCTACGTCCACTCCGCTTCCTCCTTCGACCACGCCATCGACGTCGCCGCTCGTCTCCGCGACTACGCCACCGTCTTCACCCTCCTCCACCGTATGCGCTCTCTCCGCCTCCATCCCACTCCCAAAACTTTCGCCATCATCGCCGAAAG GTTGCTGCATCTTCTCTGGTTGCATGCAGCATGGTTAGAAGTTTGAAG GTTAACATGACTGAGAAAGATTACCAAAGAAAAAAGAACCAAGTTCTTATCAAAGATTCATG GTTGACTATCGGCTTTTATTGA